A genomic region of Rhodococcus pyridinivorans contains the following coding sequences:
- a CDS encoding TetR/AcrR family transcriptional regulator: MWARRRIDQRPRREDARQSGRPDTRKKRPKADGRRDDTSPEQRIADTVLLLLRTKGPKAVTIEAVANVAGMARTTIYRRYRDRSEMLRR, from the coding sequence GTGTGGGCGAGGCGCCGGATCGACCAACGACCACGGCGCGAAGATGCTCGCCAGAGCGGCCGACCCGACACCCGAAAGAAGAGGCCGAAGGCCGATGGACGCCGCGACGACACCTCACCCGAACAGCGGATCGCCGACACGGTGCTCCTGCTGCTGCGCACGAAGGGGCCGAAGGCCGTCACGATCGAAGCGGTCGCGAACGTCGCCGGCATGGCCCGGACGACGATCTACCGCCGGTACCGGGATCGCAGCGAGATGCTGAGGCGGTGA
- a CDS encoding enoyl-CoA hydratase codes for MIGISRDGDVVTVELQREERRNALNTQLCVEIREAVDKAVADDARVVVITGRGTSFCAGADLSGDVYAEGFTDSLAEMLRTIVEAPIPVIAAVNGPAIGAGTQLTLAADLRVVAPTARFSVPAARLGISVDRWTVRRLASLIGGGPARAVFLAAEPVHAEEALTRGLANRIGDLADAQAWAHEIAKLAPLSLNAMKLFLNDDGTRDEATPEQTAALAAAWLSEDAQEARLARAERRDPTFRGR; via the coding sequence ATGATCGGGATCAGCCGCGACGGCGACGTCGTGACCGTGGAACTGCAACGCGAAGAGCGTCGTAACGCGCTCAACACGCAGCTGTGCGTGGAGATCCGCGAAGCGGTGGACAAGGCCGTGGCGGACGACGCGCGTGTCGTGGTGATCACCGGGCGGGGCACGAGCTTCTGCGCCGGGGCCGATCTCTCCGGCGACGTCTACGCCGAAGGGTTCACCGACAGCCTCGCCGAGATGCTGCGCACCATCGTCGAGGCTCCGATCCCGGTGATCGCGGCCGTCAACGGCCCGGCCATCGGTGCCGGCACCCAACTGACGCTCGCGGCGGATCTGAGGGTCGTGGCGCCCACTGCACGATTCTCGGTTCCTGCTGCGCGCCTGGGTATCTCGGTGGATCGATGGACGGTCCGGCGACTCGCCTCGCTCATCGGCGGCGGTCCGGCACGCGCAGTCTTCCTCGCCGCCGAACCCGTCCACGCCGAGGAAGCCCTCACGCGTGGACTCGCCAATCGCATCGGCGACCTCGCCGACGCGCAGGCATGGGCGCACGAGATCGCGAAGCTCGCGCCGCTGTCGCTGAACGCGATGAAGTTGTTCCTCAACGACGACGGCACCCGCGACGAGGCCACGCCCGAGCAGACCGCCGCACTCGCCGCGGCGTGGCTCAGCGAGGACGCCCAGGAGGCCAGGCTCGCTCGTGCCGAGCGCCGCGACCCGACCTTCCGCGGACGATGA
- a CDS encoding TetR/AcrR family transcriptional regulator C-terminal ligand-binding domain-containing protein: MMEPLTRSAPPEPEATVEELLRWVVEQSRLSVDEGIGLGGLAALVTEQEPWFTELMRSLLMRHRQMLAEAIRRHCDDGTVCADLDVETFLDCVVGAYFAEQALRGEVDEDWPARITRTLLPTFAA, encoded by the coding sequence GTGATGGAACCCCTCACCCGATCGGCACCCCCGGAACCGGAGGCCACGGTCGAAGAGCTCCTGCGGTGGGTGGTGGAGCAGTCCCGTCTCTCCGTCGACGAGGGCATCGGGCTCGGTGGGCTCGCGGCGCTCGTCACCGAACAGGAACCGTGGTTCACCGAGCTGATGCGATCTCTGTTGATGCGCCACCGGCAGATGCTCGCCGAGGCCATCCGACGCCACTGCGACGACGGAACCGTCTGCGCCGATCTCGATGTGGAGACCTTCCTGGACTGCGTGGTCGGAGCCTACTTCGCCGAGCAGGCGCTTCGCGGCGAGGTGGACGAGGACTGGCCCGCTCGCATCACGCGAACCCTGCTACCGACCTTCGCCGCCTGA
- a CDS encoding HAD-IC family P-type ATPase — MAVEEPTTVVGTGEAPVLASDHAATGLSTEQVAERVARGLTNDVPDRASRSVKDIVRANVFTRINAILGVLLLIVLATGSIIDGMFGLLIIANSGIGIIQEVRAKRTLDKLAIVSQTKPVVRRDGIAAPIAPREVVLDDIIELGPGDQLVVDGEVVEAQGLELDESLLTGESDAVHKVPSSTVMSGSFVASGSGSYRATKVGRDAYAARLAEEASKFTLVKSELNAGINKILRFITYLMIPAGLLIIYNQLFSSGESLGPALSGMVAALVPMVPEGLVLMTSIAFAVGVVRLGRRQCLVQELPAIEGLARVDVVCADKTGTLTENGMRLSDLESLDGSGLDEARAALAALAADDPRPNASVLAIAEAFPTAPGWGEPTAVAPFSSAKKWSGQSYGTHGNWLLGAPDVLLDPGTEAARRAEELGSSGLRVLLLACSDRPVDDELAPGTVTPVALVVLEQRVRPDAKPTLEYFAGQQVDVKVISGDNAIAVGAVASSLGLPGSASPIDARSLPEGENELADVVEGSTTFGRVRPDQKRSMVGALQSRGHTVAMTGDGVNDVLALKDADIGVAMGSGSPATRAVAQIVLLDNKFATLPYVVAEGRRVIGNIERVSNLFLTKTVYSVLLAFLVGVSGVLSQVFDFEPLPYPFLPRHVTIAAWFTIGIPAFLLSLAPNNERARSGFVSRVMRLAIPSGVVVGVATFVCYVLVYGGPEQTEQQKIQAGTSALITLLIIALWVLAVVARPYQWWKIVLLAGSVLGYVILFSVPFTREFFALDPSNVAYSTIAVTCGLIGVVLVEILWWVSGRLHGERRRLFAAPDDLLPGVH; from the coding sequence ATGGCAGTAGAAGAGCCCACGACGGTGGTGGGAACGGGCGAGGCACCGGTCCTCGCATCCGACCATGCAGCCACGGGGCTGTCCACCGAGCAGGTCGCCGAGCGTGTGGCACGTGGCCTCACCAACGATGTCCCCGACCGCGCGTCCCGATCGGTCAAGGACATCGTCCGGGCCAACGTGTTCACCCGGATCAACGCGATCCTCGGGGTGCTGCTGCTGATCGTGCTGGCCACCGGCTCGATCATCGACGGCATGTTCGGTCTGCTGATCATCGCGAACAGCGGCATCGGCATCATCCAGGAGGTGCGTGCCAAGCGCACCCTCGACAAGCTGGCCATCGTCAGCCAGACGAAACCCGTCGTGCGCCGGGACGGCATCGCCGCACCGATCGCTCCGCGCGAGGTGGTGCTCGACGACATCATCGAGCTCGGCCCCGGCGACCAGCTGGTCGTCGACGGCGAGGTGGTCGAGGCCCAGGGTCTCGAACTCGACGAGTCGCTGCTGACGGGTGAGTCGGATGCCGTGCACAAGGTGCCCAGCTCGACGGTGATGTCGGGCAGCTTCGTCGCCTCCGGCTCCGGCTCCTACCGTGCGACGAAGGTCGGCCGCGACGCCTACGCGGCGCGACTCGCGGAAGAGGCGAGCAAGTTCACGCTCGTGAAGTCGGAGCTGAACGCGGGCATCAACAAGATCCTGCGTTTCATCACCTACCTGATGATCCCGGCAGGTCTGCTCATCATCTACAACCAGCTCTTCTCCAGCGGCGAGTCGCTCGGCCCCGCGCTGAGCGGCATGGTCGCCGCCCTCGTGCCGATGGTGCCCGAGGGTCTCGTGCTCATGACGTCCATCGCGTTCGCGGTCGGAGTCGTCCGCCTCGGACGTCGTCAGTGCCTCGTGCAGGAGCTACCGGCGATCGAAGGCCTCGCGCGCGTCGACGTGGTGTGTGCCGACAAGACCGGCACGCTCACCGAGAACGGCATGCGCCTGTCCGATCTCGAGTCCCTCGACGGCAGCGGCCTCGACGAGGCCCGCGCCGCCCTGGCCGCGCTCGCGGCCGACGACCCGCGTCCGAACGCCAGCGTCCTCGCGATCGCCGAGGCGTTCCCCACCGCCCCCGGCTGGGGCGAGCCGACGGCGGTCGCGCCGTTCTCGTCGGCGAAGAAGTGGAGCGGCCAGTCGTACGGCACCCACGGCAACTGGCTGCTCGGCGCACCCGACGTGCTGCTCGACCCCGGCACCGAGGCGGCGCGACGCGCCGAGGAACTCGGCTCGAGCGGGCTGCGGGTGCTGCTCCTCGCATGCAGCGACCGCCCGGTCGACGACGAACTCGCCCCCGGCACGGTCACGCCCGTCGCGCTCGTCGTCCTCGAACAGCGGGTGCGCCCGGACGCGAAGCCGACCCTCGAGTACTTCGCCGGCCAGCAGGTCGACGTCAAGGTCATCTCCGGCGACAACGCGATCGCCGTCGGTGCGGTCGCCTCGTCGCTCGGCCTGCCGGGTAGCGCGTCTCCCATCGACGCGCGTTCCCTGCCGGAGGGCGAGAACGAACTCGCCGACGTCGTCGAAGGCTCGACGACCTTCGGCCGGGTCCGTCCCGATCAGAAGCGCTCGATGGTCGGCGCGCTGCAGTCGCGCGGTCACACCGTCGCGATGACCGGCGACGGCGTCAACGACGTGCTCGCCCTCAAGGACGCCGACATCGGAGTCGCGATGGGGTCGGGCAGTCCCGCGACCCGCGCGGTCGCACAGATCGTCCTTCTCGACAACAAGTTCGCGACGCTGCCCTACGTGGTGGCCGAGGGTCGCCGGGTCATCGGCAACATCGAACGCGTCTCCAACCTGTTCCTCACCAAGACGGTGTACTCGGTGCTGCTCGCCTTCCTGGTGGGCGTGTCGGGTGTGCTGTCGCAGGTGTTCGACTTCGAGCCGTTGCCCTATCCGTTCCTGCCCCGGCACGTGACGATCGCGGCGTGGTTCACCATCGGCATCCCCGCCTTCCTGCTGTCGCTGGCACCGAACAACGAGCGGGCACGCTCGGGCTTCGTCTCCCGCGTGATGCGACTGGCGATCCCCTCGGGCGTGGTCGTCGGTGTGGCGACCTTCGTCTGTTACGTGCTCGTCTACGGCGGCCCGGAGCAGACCGAGCAGCAGAAGATCCAGGCCGGCACCTCGGCCCTGATCACCCTGCTGATCATCGCGCTGTGGGTGCTCGCCGTGGTCGCCCGCCCGTACCAGTGGTGGAAGATCGTGCTGCTCGCCGGTTCGGTGCTCGGTTACGTGATCCTGTTCTCCGTGCCGTTCACCCGGGAGTTCTTCGCGCTCGATCCGTCGAACGTCGCGTACTCGACGATCGCGGTGACGTGTGGGCTGATCGGAGTCGTCCTCGTCGAGATCCTGTGGTGGGTGTCGGGACGCCTGCACGGTGAGCGCCGGCGCCTGTTCGCGGCCCCCGACGATCTGCTCCCGGGCGTACACTGA
- a CDS encoding DUF2332 family protein — protein sequence MAGTARRGGTTDETGRYAVLYPALAEAAHRVGATAIGLIDVGRPAALNLCVDRVGITYSDGVFLGDPDSPVQESCSIVHGGAVPDRTMPSVVRRVAVTRHRPDVEDALLAEDPPVRFYGDVVELLSEAIAAVPEDALVVVTTTRALSRLPIPRRPSFVDRLREAATGRTVAWVSAEGVGVAPSVPTLGDRPASGHSIVGIALYEGAEHRVDAVARCWSRGRILDWFH from the coding sequence ATGGCCGGCACGGCACGACGGGGAGGCACCACCGACGAGACGGGTCGCTACGCGGTGCTCTATCCCGCGCTCGCCGAGGCGGCCCACCGCGTAGGCGCGACCGCGATCGGTCTGATCGACGTGGGACGCCCCGCGGCGCTGAACCTGTGCGTCGACCGCGTGGGCATCACCTACAGCGACGGGGTGTTCCTGGGCGACCCGGATTCTCCTGTGCAGGAGAGCTGTTCGATCGTCCACGGCGGGGCGGTTCCCGACCGGACGATGCCTTCGGTGGTCAGGCGCGTCGCCGTGACACGGCACCGCCCCGACGTCGAGGACGCCCTGCTCGCCGAGGACCCACCCGTCCGGTTCTACGGCGACGTCGTGGAACTACTGTCCGAGGCGATCGCGGCGGTACCCGAGGATGCCCTGGTCGTCGTGACGACTACCAGGGCTCTGTCACGTCTGCCGATCCCGCGGCGCCCGTCGTTCGTCGACCGCCTTCGTGAGGCGGCCACGGGACGAACGGTCGCGTGGGTGTCGGCCGAGGGTGTAGGTGTCGCGCCGTCGGTCCCGACGCTCGGTGATCGTCCGGCCTCCGGCCACAGCATCGTCGGCATCGCGTTGTACGAGGGCGCCGAGCATCGGGTGGACGCGGTGGCGCGCTGCTGGTCGCGAGGCCGAATTCTCGACTGGTTCCACTGA
- a CDS encoding MBL fold metallo-hydrolase produces the protein MNIRSAVSAALAGAGTLWVARAVNGLPGSIGASVPDIRPYAAASPRYRDGRFHNTDPASVLGAEAAGGFAKDLLTRGSRGRPRTEVPLSTYLAPVDAAELAVTWFGHSTALVEVDGYRVLCDPVWSERVSPSPTVGPARLHPAPVELQTLPRLDAVVISHDHYDHLDRFTVESLAVLQPTVRFVVPLGVGAHLRRWRIAEERIVELDWDEHVEVDGLRITCTEARHFSGRGLQRNITLWSSWVFTGPTRRVFFGGDSGYTPRFADVGEAYGPFDLTLLPVGAYDKRWPDVHMNPEEAVRTHLDLGGVDRHDSLLVPVHWGTFDLAFHAWSEPITRLLPAARESEVITAVPMPGQRIDVSKSDASKSVAVDPWWLTSS, from the coding sequence ATGAACATCCGGTCCGCCGTCTCGGCAGCGCTCGCCGGAGCAGGCACGCTGTGGGTCGCGCGCGCCGTGAACGGCCTGCCCGGTTCCATCGGCGCCTCGGTCCCCGACATCCGTCCCTACGCCGCCGCGTCGCCCCGCTACCGCGACGGTCGTTTCCACAACACCGACCCTGCGTCCGTGCTCGGCGCCGAGGCGGCGGGCGGTTTCGCGAAAGACCTGCTCACCCGCGGGTCGCGGGGGAGACCTCGCACCGAGGTGCCGTTGTCGACCTATCTCGCGCCGGTCGACGCGGCGGAACTCGCCGTGACGTGGTTCGGGCACTCGACCGCCCTCGTCGAGGTCGACGGCTACCGGGTGCTGTGCGACCCGGTGTGGAGCGAGCGCGTGTCACCCTCACCGACTGTCGGCCCGGCACGTCTGCATCCGGCGCCGGTCGAACTGCAGACCCTGCCGCGCCTCGACGCGGTGGTGATCTCGCACGACCACTACGACCATCTCGACCGATTCACGGTCGAGAGCCTCGCCGTGCTGCAGCCGACCGTCCGGTTCGTCGTGCCGCTCGGGGTGGGCGCGCACCTGCGCCGCTGGCGGATCGCCGAGGAACGCATCGTCGAACTCGACTGGGACGAACACGTCGAGGTGGACGGCCTGCGCATCACGTGCACCGAGGCCCGGCACTTCTCCGGGCGCGGCCTGCAGCGCAACATCACGTTGTGGTCGTCGTGGGTGTTCACCGGGCCGACGCGCCGGGTGTTCTTCGGCGGCGACAGCGGGTACACCCCGCGGTTCGCCGACGTCGGCGAGGCCTACGGCCCGTTCGACCTGACATTGCTGCCCGTGGGCGCCTACGACAAGCGATGGCCCGACGTGCACATGAACCCCGAGGAGGCGGTGCGCACGCATCTCGACCTCGGTGGCGTCGACCGTCACGACAGTCTGTTGGTCCCCGTGCACTGGGGAACCTTCGACCTCGCCTTCCACGCCTGGTCGGAGCCGATCACCCGCTTGCTGCCCGCCGCGCGGGAGTCGGAGGTGATCACGGCGGTGCCGATGCCGGGTCAGCGGATCGACGTGTCGAAGTCCGATGCGTCGAAGTCCGTCGCGGTCGATCCGTGGTGGCTCACGTCGAGCTGA